In Leptotrichia sp. oral taxon 221, the DNA window CGAAATACCAACTTTATCAAAGACAACAGTGTATAACACTTTGAATATATTTGTTAAAAGCGATATCGTTCAAGAAATAATTATCGAAGAAAACGAAGTGAGATATGATGTAGTTACAGCTACCCATGGACATTTTAAATGTAAAACTTGTGGAAATATAATTGATTTTGATATTGATCTTTCAAAATTAGATTTGAAAAAATTGGGAAATGTTGAAATTGAAGAAACGTATTTTTACTTAAAAGGAACATGTTCAGAATGCTTGAAAAAGAAGTTGAAGCATTAAGAAATTAAAATGAATTTTTGGAGAGAAATTTATTTGTGAAATTAGTTTATTAGTTATATTACATTCAAAGGTTGG includes these proteins:
- a CDS encoding Fur family transcriptional regulator; its protein translation is MYIENVGEYLKENGIKPSIQRIKIFQYLLDHHTHPTVDDIFRNLSGEIPTLSKTTVYNTLNIFVKSDIVQEIIIEENEVRYDVVTATHGHFKCKTCGNIIDFDIDLSKLDLKKLGNVEIEETYFYLKGTCSECLKKKLKH